The Amycolatopsis sp. DG1A-15b genome window below encodes:
- a CDS encoding response regulator, translating into MRIVIAEDDALLREGLVLLLRSEGFEVAAAVDHPGDLVTTVEAVEPDLAVVDVRMPPTFTDEGLRAALEARRRVPGLAILALSAFVEDGYAGDLLAAGGGGAGYLLKERVGKPDEFLDALRRVAAGGTVLDRDVVAVQLARPRPGDPVATLTAREREVVALLAEGHSVPTIGRLLGIGTAAARQHAGDVSAKLRVPDGAQAMLSYLRA; encoded by the coding sequence GTGCGGATCGTGATCGCGGAGGACGACGCCCTGCTGCGGGAAGGGCTGGTGCTGCTCCTGCGCAGTGAGGGGTTCGAGGTCGCCGCGGCCGTCGACCACCCCGGCGACCTGGTGACGACGGTCGAGGCCGTGGAACCGGACCTGGCCGTCGTCGACGTCCGGATGCCGCCCACCTTCACCGACGAAGGGCTCCGCGCCGCGCTCGAAGCCCGGCGCCGCGTGCCCGGACTGGCGATCCTCGCGCTTTCGGCGTTCGTCGAAGACGGCTACGCGGGCGACCTCCTGGCGGCTGGCGGCGGCGGAGCCGGGTACCTGCTCAAGGAGCGCGTCGGCAAGCCCGACGAGTTCCTCGACGCCCTGCGGCGCGTCGCCGCCGGCGGCACGGTCCTGGACCGGGACGTCGTGGCGGTCCAGCTCGCCCGGCCCCGGCCCGGCGACCCGGTGGCGACCCTCACTGCCCGCGAGCGCGAGGTCGTGGCGTTGCTGGCCGAGGGCCATTCGGTGCCGACGATCGGGCGGCTGCTCGGCATCGGCACCGCCGCGGCGCGGCAGCACGCCGGGGACGTCAGCGCGAAGCTGCGCGTCCCCGACGGCGCCCAGGCGATGCTCAGCTACCTGCGGGCGTGA
- a CDS encoding NAD(P)H-dependent oxidoreductase, whose protein sequence is MAHLLHIDSSIQGERSVSRRLSARAAAAWRAAHPDGTVTYRDLGAHPLPHIDAASGQAGMVPPDQHTPEQAAAWARTTELVAEIKAADTVLLGLPLYNFGAPSSVKTWVDHLIAPGLSVDHETRTGLLGGREFIVLASRGGGYGEGTPREGWDHAEQWLPHGVSLTGLEPRFITAELTLAHVNPAMAELIPLADASLATAERVIDELWVPAHV, encoded by the coding sequence ATGGCGCATCTCCTCCACATCGACTCGAGCATCCAGGGCGAGCGCTCGGTGAGCCGCCGGCTCAGCGCGCGGGCCGCCGCGGCGTGGCGCGCCGCGCACCCGGACGGCACGGTCACCTACCGCGACCTCGGCGCGCACCCGCTGCCCCACATCGACGCGGCGAGCGGCCAGGCCGGGATGGTGCCGCCGGACCAGCACACGCCCGAGCAGGCGGCCGCGTGGGCGCGGACCACCGAGCTGGTCGCCGAAATCAAGGCGGCCGACACCGTGCTCCTGGGCCTGCCGCTCTACAACTTCGGCGCGCCGAGCAGCGTGAAGACCTGGGTCGACCACCTCATCGCGCCGGGCCTCTCGGTCGACCACGAAACCCGGACCGGCCTCCTCGGCGGCCGCGAGTTCATCGTGCTGGCGTCCCGGGGCGGCGGGTACGGCGAGGGCACGCCCCGCGAAGGCTGGGACCACGCCGAGCAGTGGCTTCCGCACGGCGTCTCGCTGACCGGCCTGGAGCCGCGGTTCATCACGGCGGAACTCACGCTGGCCCACGTGAACCCGGCGATGGCGGAGCTCATCCCGCTGGCCGACGCGAGCCTGGCCACGGCCGAGCGCGTCATCGACGAGCTGTGGGTCCCGGCGCACGTCTGA
- a CDS encoding CPBP family intramembrane glutamic endopeptidase: protein MKPVLAAVTAAGSGLLGASLASRPGSRRFHVLTASVAATWLAGAQAAGPVPRGRRELLQPVVAGAAAFGVFYGCALVARRIPLLRRAITGVLDHAHRGSKASVAATTLLTGAAEEVFFRGALYDAAGARASTAVYVLSTTATRNPALVLASAAMGTLFAWQRGRSGGVQAPLLTHVVWSALMLGFMPRLFPPETLDSAGVRAPE, encoded by the coding sequence GTGAAGCCGGTCCTCGCCGCGGTGACCGCCGCCGGGTCCGGGCTGCTCGGTGCGTCACTGGCCAGCCGTCCCGGCTCCCGCCGCTTCCACGTGCTCACGGCCTCGGTGGCGGCGACGTGGCTCGCCGGGGCGCAGGCGGCCGGACCGGTGCCCCGCGGCCGCCGGGAGCTCCTCCAGCCGGTGGTGGCGGGAGCGGCCGCGTTCGGCGTGTTCTACGGGTGCGCGCTGGTGGCCCGCCGCATCCCGCTGTTGCGCCGGGCGATCACCGGAGTCCTGGACCACGCCCACCGCGGATCGAAGGCCTCGGTGGCGGCGACGACGTTGCTCACGGGAGCGGCGGAAGAGGTGTTCTTCCGCGGCGCGCTCTACGACGCGGCGGGCGCCCGGGCGTCCACCGCGGTGTACGTGCTTTCCACGACGGCGACGCGAAATCCCGCGCTGGTGCTGGCGTCGGCGGCGATGGGCACGCTGTTCGCGTGGCAGCGCGGCCGGTCGGGCGGGGTGCAGGCACCGTTGCTGACGCACGTGGTCTGGTCGGCGCTGATGCTGGGCTTCATGCCGCGCCTGTTCCCGCCGGAAACTCTCGACTCAGCCGGGGTCCGCGCACCAGAATGA
- a CDS encoding ATP-binding protein codes for MSAHTSQMDDIRLVAQPSALPVTELFVRLILTDWSLLPMLEQVTATARRLVEAVVDASDPKAPAFVTLRLRLRAEVLSIEVDDDVPGRPDPQARPGERLGVEPAEGGGRTTWCELALPGGMTARQVRLPRRQDRRTLVDEPVSGDPVAADPEVLERLLTRLSGWSGQS; via the coding sequence TTGAGCGCGCACACCTCCCAGATGGACGACATCCGGCTCGTCGCGCAGCCCAGCGCGCTACCGGTCACCGAGCTGTTCGTCCGCCTGATTCTCACCGACTGGTCCCTGCTGCCGATGCTGGAGCAGGTGACCGCCACCGCGAGGCGGCTGGTCGAGGCCGTCGTCGACGCCAGTGACCCCAAGGCCCCCGCCTTCGTCACGCTGCGGCTGCGGCTGCGCGCCGAGGTGCTCTCGATCGAGGTCGACGACGACGTCCCCGGGCGGCCGGACCCGCAGGCCCGGCCCGGCGAGCGGCTGGGCGTCGAGCCCGCCGAGGGCGGCGGCCGCACCACCTGGTGCGAATTGGCGCTGCCGGGCGGGATGACCGCGCGGCAGGTGCGCCTGCCCCGGCGTCAGGACCGCCGGACGCTGGTCGACGAGCCCGTCTCCGGCGATCCCGTGGCCGCGGACCCGGAGGTCCTGGAGCGCCTGCTGACCCGGCTGAGCGGCTGGTCCGGCCAGAGCTGA
- a CDS encoding threonine/serine dehydratase produces the protein MISTADVERAAARIEGRIRRTPVLAADEGVWFKLEQLQHTGSFKARGAFNRILAAGEQAGVVTASGGNAGLAVAYAAREFGLPARVYVPATAPAVKVAKLRQLGAAVELVGEKYADAYDAAVKHAADTGELFCHAYDQPDICAGQGTLGLELLEQAGDLDTILVAVGGGGLLAGVAAAVEGRARVVGVEPRTIPTLHSALAAGEPVTVGVAGVAADSLGASRLGDIAFAVATRTNAGSVLVDDAAIVEARAALWDRYRLAVEPGGATAFAALLSGAYRPAPGERVAVLLCGANTDPATLTSPTAAPPPGRTPRGTRR, from the coding sequence ATGATCAGCACAGCGGATGTCGAACGGGCGGCGGCACGCATCGAGGGCCGGATCCGCCGGACGCCGGTGCTCGCCGCGGACGAAGGCGTGTGGTTCAAGCTGGAACAGCTGCAGCACACCGGGTCGTTCAAGGCCCGCGGCGCCTTCAACCGGATCCTCGCCGCGGGCGAACAAGCCGGAGTCGTGACCGCGTCGGGCGGCAACGCCGGTCTGGCCGTCGCCTACGCCGCCCGGGAATTCGGTCTCCCGGCGCGGGTTTACGTCCCGGCGACCGCGCCCGCGGTGAAGGTCGCGAAACTCCGGCAGCTCGGCGCGGCGGTGGAGCTCGTCGGCGAGAAGTACGCCGACGCCTACGACGCGGCGGTCAAGCACGCGGCGGACACCGGCGAGCTGTTCTGCCACGCCTACGACCAGCCGGACATCTGCGCCGGCCAGGGCACCCTCGGCCTCGAACTGCTGGAGCAGGCGGGCGACCTGGACACGATCCTCGTCGCGGTCGGCGGTGGCGGGCTGCTGGCCGGCGTGGCCGCCGCGGTCGAAGGCCGGGCGCGCGTGGTCGGCGTCGAGCCGCGCACGATCCCGACGCTGCACTCGGCGTTGGCCGCCGGCGAGCCGGTCACGGTCGGCGTCGCCGGTGTCGCCGCCGACTCGCTGGGCGCGTCCCGGCTCGGCGACATCGCGTTCGCGGTCGCCACCCGCACGAACGCCGGCTCGGTGCTGGTGGACGACGCCGCGATCGTCGAAGCGCGGGCGGCGCTGTGGGACCGCTACCGCCTCGCCGTCGAACCCGGCGGGGCGACCGCGTTCGCCGCCCTGCTCTCCGGCGCCTACCGGCCCGCGCCGGGCGAACGGGTCGCCGTCCTGCTGTGCGGCGCCAACACCGACCCCGCCACGCTCACTTCCCCGACAGCCGCGCCACCACCGGGGCGAACTCCTCGAGGAACGCGCCGTTGA
- a CDS encoding LysR family transcriptional regulator, which yields MLDAHRLAVLAEVAHAGSIAAAAKRLSFTPSAVSQQLAKLERDAGARLLDRHARGVTLTPVGEALLVHAEAIVGELRTAERTVRALLDEELTVGTFASAGMTLVPAALAGFRRDHPGVALRLLDLEPPDGYGLVSSRELDLLITHRYPGAPLPDPRGLQRTLLRSERFRLILPKGHAKAGARRLTLRALAAEDWISGSPGVPNRACLEQLADAAGVRLRVAYETRDYQVILALVEAGLGIAFVPESVLERVGPARVEVRDAADAQPARDIFLVHHRRPGPLVTEMVARLSRPQ from the coding sequence GTGCTCGACGCCCACCGCCTGGCCGTGCTGGCCGAGGTCGCGCACGCCGGCTCGATCGCCGCGGCCGCCAAGCGGCTTTCGTTCACCCCGTCCGCCGTCTCGCAGCAGCTGGCCAAGCTGGAGCGCGACGCCGGGGCCCGCCTGCTGGACCGGCACGCCCGCGGCGTCACGCTCACGCCGGTCGGGGAGGCGCTGCTCGTCCACGCCGAGGCGATCGTCGGAGAGCTGCGCACGGCCGAGCGGACCGTCCGCGCGCTGCTCGACGAGGAGCTCACCGTCGGCACGTTCGCCAGCGCGGGCATGACGCTGGTGCCCGCCGCGCTCGCCGGATTCCGCCGCGACCACCCCGGCGTGGCGCTGCGGCTGCTGGACCTGGAGCCACCGGACGGGTACGGCCTGGTCAGCTCCCGCGAGCTCGACCTGCTGATCACCCACCGCTACCCCGGCGCGCCGCTGCCCGACCCGCGCGGCCTGCAGCGGACGCTGCTGCGCTCGGAGCGGTTCCGGCTGATCCTGCCGAAGGGGCACGCGAAGGCCGGCGCCCGCCGGCTCACCCTGCGGGCACTGGCCGCGGAGGACTGGATCTCCGGCAGCCCGGGCGTGCCCAACCGGGCCTGTCTCGAGCAGCTCGCTGACGCCGCGGGCGTCCGGCTGCGGGTGGCGTACGAAACCCGGGACTACCAGGTGATCCTGGCGCTGGTGGAGGCCGGGCTGGGCATCGCGTTCGTGCCGGAGAGCGTGCTGGAGCGGGTGGGCCCGGCCCGCGTCGAGGTGCGCGACGCGGCGGACGCCCAGCCGGCCCGGGACATCTTCCTGGTGCACCACCGGCGTCCGGGCCCGCTGGTGACCGAGATGGTGGCCCGGTTGAGCCGTCCACAGTAG
- a CDS encoding LysR family transcriptional regulator — translation MYGLERLRALHAVATHGSVAAAAESLHVTPSGVSQQLAKLEREAGQPLLAPRGRGVRLTKAGQVLAGHAERILAQVAAAKADLELLREDVIGPLRIGAIPTTVHALLPPALATLADRHPRLAVTLHEGEAEQTLPRVLAGDLDVGVLESWNDRPTVLPPSTTRIALFSDVADLALPAGHRLAHRKAVDLSEVDDLPWIGWSAGSGCYEWLVQVLRKQRLEPRISCAVGGYPTQLALVAGNVGAALVPRLARDRLPDGVRILATRPALTRTIYAVCRAGEEDRGAVRACLDALRAASARFESAGRPVG, via the coding sequence GTGTATGGACTCGAGCGACTACGGGCACTGCACGCGGTCGCGACCCACGGCTCGGTCGCCGCTGCGGCCGAGTCCCTGCACGTCACGCCGTCCGGGGTGTCGCAGCAGCTGGCGAAGCTGGAACGGGAGGCGGGCCAGCCGCTGCTGGCGCCGCGCGGCCGCGGCGTCCGGCTGACGAAGGCGGGCCAGGTGCTGGCCGGGCACGCGGAGCGGATCCTCGCGCAGGTCGCCGCGGCGAAGGCGGACCTGGAGCTGCTGCGCGAGGACGTCATCGGGCCGCTGCGGATCGGCGCGATCCCGACGACCGTCCACGCGCTGCTGCCGCCCGCGCTGGCCACCCTCGCCGACCGGCACCCGCGGCTGGCCGTGACCCTGCACGAGGGTGAGGCCGAGCAGACGCTGCCCCGCGTGCTGGCCGGCGACCTCGACGTCGGCGTGCTGGAGAGCTGGAACGACCGCCCGACGGTGCTTCCGCCATCCACGACGCGCATCGCGCTGTTCTCCGACGTCGCCGACCTCGCCCTGCCCGCCGGGCACCGGCTGGCCCACCGCAAGGCGGTCGATCTGTCCGAAGTGGACGACCTGCCGTGGATCGGCTGGAGCGCGGGGTCGGGGTGCTACGAATGGCTGGTGCAGGTGCTGCGCAAGCAGCGGCTGGAGCCGCGGATCAGCTGCGCGGTCGGCGGTTACCCGACCCAGCTGGCCCTGGTGGCGGGCAACGTCGGCGCGGCACTGGTCCCCCGGCTGGCCCGCGACCGGCTGCCCGACGGGGTGCGGATCCTGGCCACCCGCCCGGCACTGACCCGCACGATCTACGCGGTCTGCCGGGCCGGGGAGGAGGACCGCGGCGCGGTGCGGGCGTGCCTGGACGCGCTGCGGGCGGCCTCGGCGCGCTTCGAGAGCGCGGGCCGGCCGGTCGGCTGA
- a CDS encoding DMT family transporter, with product MTTTASRPAPPFTSRFDPRLLAALGSFCISLSSVFIKVSHVSGSTSAFWRCLLACPVLLLLAGRERRRAGPAPRRRVLFPLLAGTGLGLDFVLWGEAIPRVGAGIATVLLAVQVVIVPLLAFAFLAERPSKRFLAAVPVLLGGIVLAGGFAGTGSFGSDPVTGAVAALLAGAGYAGYLFLIRLSGGTGTQAGSLVLATVSAGVVAVVLGVPTGTLDLAPGWSAFGWLVALAGVGQLAGWLLISAALPRMSATTGATLMLLQPVGAVLLGVGLLGETPGWGQLIGCAGVVAAVCFAGSGRSAREGRPG from the coding sequence GTGACCACGACCGCGTCCCGGCCCGCTCCGCCGTTCACCAGCCGCTTCGACCCGCGGCTGCTCGCCGCGCTCGGCAGCTTCTGCATCTCGCTGTCGTCGGTCTTCATCAAGGTTTCGCACGTCAGCGGCAGCACGAGCGCGTTCTGGCGCTGCCTGCTCGCGTGTCCGGTGCTGCTCCTGCTGGCCGGACGCGAACGGCGGAGGGCCGGCCCCGCGCCGCGCCGCCGGGTGCTCTTCCCGCTGCTGGCCGGGACCGGGCTCGGCCTGGACTTCGTGCTGTGGGGCGAAGCGATCCCCCGGGTCGGCGCCGGCATCGCCACCGTGCTCCTCGCCGTACAGGTGGTGATCGTGCCGCTGCTGGCGTTCGCGTTCCTGGCCGAGCGGCCGTCGAAGCGGTTCCTCGCCGCGGTGCCGGTGCTGCTCGGCGGGATCGTGCTGGCCGGCGGGTTCGCCGGCACCGGCTCGTTCGGCTCGGACCCGGTCACCGGCGCCGTCGCGGCGCTGCTCGCCGGCGCCGGGTACGCCGGGTACCTCTTCCTGATCCGGCTCAGCGGCGGCACGGGCACGCAGGCGGGCTCGCTGGTGCTGGCCACGGTCTCCGCCGGTGTGGTCGCCGTCGTGCTCGGCGTCCCGACCGGCACGCTCGACCTGGCGCCGGGCTGGTCCGCGTTCGGCTGGCTGGTCGCGCTCGCCGGCGTCGGCCAGCTGGCGGGCTGGCTGCTCATCTCCGCCGCGCTGCCCCGGATGTCCGCCACCACCGGGGCGACGCTGATGCTGCTGCAGCCGGTCGGCGCGGTGCTGCTCGGCGTCGGCCTGCTCGGGGAGACACCCGGATGGGGCCAGCTGATCGGGTGCGCGGGCGTCGTCGCCGCGGTCTGCTTCGCCGGGAGCGGACGTTCTGCGCGCGAAGGCCGTCCCGGCTAA
- a CDS encoding precorrin-3B C(17)-methyltransferase has protein sequence MLAAVAVLVAVAGCQAEVAGHADPLQDGFVVKDGTQLRFRPVLSEVPAGPAAGSPGQRQSTDPATQEAAARALSCGPGEPDALDGRDDPALPLVSCDRAQGTRYLLGPGFLSGADVSWVAARVDPETGNAAVTVNFTAAGAGTWAEWTGHNLGKQVAIVLKSRVLTAPMIQSAITGGTTQITGRLTLPEAQQLAREIAGA, from the coding sequence ATGCTCGCGGCTGTCGCCGTCCTCGTCGCTGTCGCCGGATGCCAGGCCGAGGTGGCAGGCCACGCCGATCCTCTCCAAGACGGCTTCGTCGTCAAGGACGGGACGCAGCTGCGGTTCCGCCCCGTCCTGAGCGAGGTGCCCGCCGGCCCGGCGGCCGGCTCACCGGGGCAGCGGCAGAGCACGGACCCCGCCACGCAGGAAGCCGCCGCGCGGGCGCTCTCCTGCGGGCCGGGCGAACCGGATGCCCTCGACGGCCGGGACGACCCGGCGCTTCCGCTGGTCAGCTGCGACCGCGCGCAGGGCACCCGGTACCTCCTCGGCCCGGGTTTCCTCAGCGGCGCGGACGTGAGCTGGGTGGCGGCACGTGTGGATCCGGAGACCGGAAACGCCGCCGTCACCGTGAACTTCACCGCCGCCGGGGCGGGGACGTGGGCGGAGTGGACCGGGCACAACCTCGGCAAGCAGGTCGCCATCGTCCTGAAGAGCCGGGTGCTCACCGCGCCGATGATCCAGTCCGCCATCACCGGCGGTACCACGCAGATCACGGGCCGGCTCACGCTGCCCGAAGCGCAGCAGCTGGCGCGGGAGATCGCCGGCGCCTGA
- a CDS encoding LLM class flavin-dependent oxidoreductase, protein MPQKVFRFGVVAGATEGGAKWLATARRAEELGYSTLLCPDNLNMPTPTAALAAAAAATTELRVGSFVLASPLRTARAAAWEARSLTVVTDGRFELGLGSGRPEMRQQAEELGLPYGSGQERLDSISETIDHVRRLDGDAHTPVMIAAGGPKVRRLAGLKADIVTMAGDVLTTREEMTGHIEEVRSAAGDRDLEFAMNIWVVGDTVPPWIRGFLGVDAETLIEHDSLGLLRGGVDDMVAELERRREEQGVSYFSVNGAFLEEFAPVVARLSGK, encoded by the coding sequence ATGCCGCAGAAGGTGTTCCGGTTCGGCGTGGTCGCGGGCGCGACCGAGGGTGGTGCGAAGTGGCTCGCCACCGCTCGCCGTGCTGAAGAACTCGGCTATTCGACGCTGCTGTGCCCGGACAACCTGAACATGCCGACGCCGACCGCGGCCCTCGCGGCGGCCGCCGCGGCGACGACCGAGCTGCGTGTCGGCTCGTTCGTGCTGGCCAGTCCGCTGCGCACCGCCCGGGCGGCGGCCTGGGAGGCGCGCAGCCTGACCGTCGTCACCGACGGCCGGTTCGAGCTCGGGCTCGGCAGCGGTCGGCCGGAAATGCGGCAGCAGGCCGAAGAACTCGGGCTGCCGTACGGCTCGGGACAGGAGCGGCTCGACTCGATTTCCGAGACGATCGACCACGTCCGCCGGCTGGACGGCGACGCGCACACGCCGGTGATGATCGCCGCGGGCGGCCCGAAGGTCCGCCGGCTCGCCGGCCTGAAGGCCGACATCGTCACGATGGCCGGCGACGTGCTGACCACCCGGGAGGAAATGACCGGGCACATCGAGGAAGTCCGGTCGGCGGCCGGTGACCGCGACCTCGAGTTCGCGATGAACATCTGGGTCGTCGGCGACACGGTCCCGCCGTGGATCCGCGGCTTCCTCGGCGTCGACGCCGAGACGCTCATCGAGCACGACTCCCTCGGCCTGCTCCGCGGCGGCGTCGACGACATGGTGGCGGAGCTCGAACGCCGCCGCGAGGAACAGGGCGTGTCCTACTTCAGCGTCAACGGCGCGTTCCTCGAGGAGTTCGCCCCGGTGGTGGCGCGGCTGTCGGGGAAGTGA
- a CDS encoding NAD(P)H-binding protein codes for MRVLVAGASGFVGSRLCPELETAGHEVLAMTRHPAKYRGAGKAVRGDVADVGSLRDALKGVEAAYYLVHSLDSADFKRRDADAARAFARAAAGAGLRRIVYLGGLGNDADALSDHLASRREVERLLGETGVPVTVLRAGIVVGHGGTSWELTRQLVEHLPAMVTPRWVGTRTQPIAVADVVRYLVGVLDHPEAAGRTFDIGGPEVLAYRDMLQRVAAIEGRPLLILPVPLLSPRLSSYWLSLVTDIDVTTGRALIDSMTNEVVVRDDAIRRIVEFEPMGYDEAVLQALGERAKSRRTA; via the coding sequence ATGCGGGTGCTGGTGGCGGGAGCTTCGGGGTTCGTCGGCAGCCGGTTGTGCCCGGAGCTGGAGACGGCCGGGCACGAGGTGCTCGCGATGACCCGGCACCCCGCGAAGTACCGCGGCGCCGGGAAAGCCGTCCGCGGCGACGTCGCCGACGTCGGCTCGCTGCGGGACGCGCTCAAGGGCGTCGAAGCCGCCTACTACCTCGTGCATTCACTCGACAGTGCGGACTTCAAGCGCCGCGACGCCGACGCCGCGCGCGCGTTCGCCCGGGCCGCCGCCGGCGCGGGCCTGCGCCGGATCGTCTACCTCGGCGGGCTCGGGAACGACGCCGATGCGCTGTCGGACCACCTCGCCAGCCGCCGCGAGGTCGAGCGGCTGCTGGGGGAGACCGGCGTGCCGGTGACGGTGCTGCGCGCCGGCATCGTGGTCGGGCACGGCGGCACGTCGTGGGAGCTGACGCGGCAGCTGGTCGAGCACCTGCCGGCGATGGTCACCCCGCGCTGGGTCGGCACGCGCACCCAGCCGATCGCGGTCGCCGACGTCGTCCGCTACCTGGTCGGCGTTCTCGACCACCCGGAGGCCGCGGGCCGGACGTTCGACATCGGCGGCCCCGAAGTGCTGGCCTACCGCGACATGCTGCAGCGGGTGGCGGCGATCGAGGGCCGGCCGCTGCTGATCCTGCCGGTCCCGCTGCTTTCCCCGCGCCTGTCGTCGTACTGGCTTTCGCTCGTCACGGACATCGACGTCACCACCGGGCGGGCGCTGATCGACTCGATGACCAACGAGGTCGTCGTCCGCGACGACGCGATCCGCCGGATCGTCGAGTTCGAGCCGATGGGCTACGACGAAGCCGTCCTGCAGGCCCTGGGCGAGCGGGCGAAGAGCCGGCGGACGGCGTGA
- a CDS encoding MarR family winged helix-turn-helix transcriptional regulator, whose protein sequence is MTSLPVVNQPPHRCGALVDHLARRLRLRSESVLAPLGLRPRHLIALTVLRDGGGSSQQDLAKILEMDSTNVVTLLNELETENLIERRRSPADRRRHLVELTDVGAKLLARAEFALTAVEDEVFSGLSDDQRETLYTLLQQASSKTATEACREVPPC, encoded by the coding sequence ATGACCTCGCTCCCGGTCGTCAACCAGCCCCCGCACCGCTGCGGCGCGCTGGTCGACCACCTCGCGCGCCGGCTGCGGCTGCGCAGCGAGTCGGTGCTGGCCCCGCTCGGGCTGCGGCCGCGCCACCTGATCGCCCTCACCGTGCTGCGCGACGGGGGCGGCAGCTCGCAGCAGGACCTGGCGAAGATCCTGGAAATGGACAGCACGAACGTGGTCACCCTGCTCAACGAGCTGGAGACGGAAAACCTGATCGAGCGCCGCCGGTCCCCCGCCGACCGCCGCCGTCACCTGGTCGAGCTGACCGACGTCGGCGCGAAGCTGCTGGCCCGTGCCGAGTTCGCCCTGACGGCGGTCGAGGACGAGGTGTTCAGCGGTTTGAGCGACGACCAGCGCGAGACGCTCTACACGCTTCTGCAGCAGGCGAGCAGCAAGACCGCCACCGAGGCGTGCCGGGAAGTACCACCCTGCTGA
- a CDS encoding peptidoglycan-binding protein — protein sequence MFTKAAVLTALTAAAFAVAAPAQAETAATTVLPGANMEAVLKAAQIDPRRADDTLTPGAHDSVLLVEQALQAKGLLDSQYVDGYFGTTTITAYSQYQKSLGYTGLDASGLPGKTSLEKLGEGRYTVTNAVSAGSQVTYHGKTLNTRTKAMLVAAEGKAGFQVTLTQGSYNAGGVDASAGTHDGGGAMDISVSGMSSTNRTNLLKALRNVGFAAWYRTPAQGFDYHIHAMAVSDPDLSSGAQHQTGDYYLGMNGLAGRGADDGPQVAKVTWEEYQRG from the coding sequence ATGTTCACGAAGGCCGCCGTACTCACGGCGCTCACCGCCGCCGCGTTCGCCGTGGCCGCACCGGCTCAGGCCGAGACTGCGGCCACGACGGTGCTGCCCGGTGCGAACATGGAGGCCGTGCTGAAGGCGGCCCAGATCGACCCGCGCCGCGCCGACGACACCCTCACGCCGGGCGCGCACGACAGCGTGCTGCTCGTCGAGCAGGCGCTGCAGGCGAAGGGGCTGCTCGACAGCCAGTACGTCGACGGCTACTTCGGCACCACGACGATCACGGCGTACTCGCAGTACCAGAAGTCGTTGGGCTACACCGGTCTCGACGCTTCCGGCCTGCCGGGCAAGACCTCGCTGGAGAAGCTGGGCGAAGGCCGGTACACGGTCACGAACGCGGTTTCCGCGGGCAGCCAGGTGACCTACCACGGCAAGACCCTCAACACCCGCACCAAGGCGATGCTCGTTGCGGCGGAGGGAAAGGCGGGCTTCCAGGTCACGCTGACGCAGGGTTCCTACAACGCCGGCGGCGTCGACGCCTCGGCCGGGACGCACGACGGCGGCGGCGCGATGGACATCTCGGTGTCCGGCATGTCGTCGACCAACCGCACCAACCTGCTGAAGGCGCTGCGCAACGTCGGGTTCGCGGCCTGGTACCGCACGCCGGCGCAGGGCTTCGACTACCACATCCACGCGATGGCCGTCTCCGACCCGGACCTGTCGTCGGGTGCGCAGCACCAGACCGGCGACTACTACCTGGGCATGAACGGCCTGGCCGGCCGCGGCGCCGACGACGGCCCGCAGGTCGCGAAGGTCACCTGGGAGGAGTACCAGCGCGGCTGA